One window of Solwaraspora sp. WMMA2056 genomic DNA carries:
- a CDS encoding D-arabinono-1,4-lactone oxidase — protein sequence MSATAASPPTGPVHWSNWAGNQQVTVRQVLRPATVDELCAQVRAATDAGGRVKPVGSGHSFTDIASAPDRQLDLSALTTAVTVNTGARLVTVPAGMTLRRLNALLASHRLALPNLGDIDAQTIAGAISTGTHGTGAGLPGLAGFVDSLTMVTAAGEVLHCSQRQHPDVFAAARVGLGALGVLVDVTLRCVDAFVLRAAERPGTLADVRATLSELADGNDHAEFFWFPYTDRVQLRVNNRTPVDDQPLPSWRGWFDDDFMANTVLDGVCRLGRAIPRVVPTLNTLTARAAATRSYTGRSDQVFCSPRRVRFAEMEYALPRSALDPALTALADIVDRLPHRVMLPVEVRFSAGDDSWLSPGHRQDCGYVAIHQYTGMPYEEYFQAFERVATDLGGRPHWGKLHWRTAETLASAYPRFADFLAVRDRLDPGRVFANDYTERVLGG from the coding sequence ATGTCAGCCACTGCCGCGTCGCCCCCGACCGGCCCGGTGCACTGGTCGAACTGGGCCGGCAACCAGCAGGTCACGGTCCGACAGGTGCTGCGACCGGCGACCGTCGACGAGCTCTGCGCCCAGGTGCGGGCCGCCACCGACGCCGGCGGCCGGGTGAAGCCGGTCGGCAGCGGGCACTCGTTCACCGACATCGCCAGCGCCCCCGACCGGCAGCTCGACCTGAGCGCCCTGACCACCGCGGTGACGGTGAACACCGGGGCGCGGCTGGTCACCGTACCGGCCGGGATGACGCTGCGCCGGCTCAACGCCCTGCTCGCCAGCCACCGGCTGGCCCTGCCGAACCTCGGCGACATCGATGCGCAGACCATCGCCGGGGCGATCTCCACCGGCACCCACGGCACCGGCGCCGGGCTGCCCGGGCTCGCCGGGTTCGTCGACTCCCTCACCATGGTCACCGCCGCCGGCGAGGTGCTGCACTGTTCGCAGCGGCAGCACCCGGACGTGTTCGCCGCCGCCCGGGTCGGCCTCGGCGCACTCGGCGTACTCGTCGACGTGACCCTGCGCTGCGTGGACGCTTTCGTGCTGCGCGCCGCCGAACGGCCCGGCACCCTCGCCGACGTCCGCGCCACCCTGTCGGAGCTGGCCGACGGCAACGACCACGCCGAGTTCTTCTGGTTCCCGTACACCGACCGGGTGCAGCTGCGGGTCAACAACCGGACCCCGGTCGACGACCAGCCGCTGCCGTCCTGGCGCGGCTGGTTCGACGACGACTTCATGGCCAACACCGTGCTCGACGGGGTCTGCCGGCTCGGCCGGGCGATACCCCGCGTCGTGCCGACGTTGAACACGCTCACCGCCCGCGCCGCAGCCACCCGTAGCTACACCGGCCGCTCCGACCAGGTCTTCTGCAGCCCCCGTCGGGTGCGGTTCGCCGAGATGGAGTACGCGCTGCCCCGCTCGGCACTCGACCCGGCGTTGACCGCCCTGGCCGACATCGTCGACCGCCTGCCGCACCGGGTGATGCTGCCGGTGGAGGTACGGTTCAGCGCCGGCGACGACAGCTGGCTGTCACCGGGCCACCGGCAGGACTGCGGGTACGTGGCGATCCACCAGTACACCGGGATGCCGTACGAGGAGTACTTCCAGGCGTTCGAGCGGGTCGCCACCGACCTGGGCGGGCGACCGCACTGGGGCAAACTGCACTGGCGGACCGCCGAGACGCTCGCGTCGGCGTACCCACGGTTCGCCGATTTCCTGGCGGTCCGCGACCGGCTCGACCCGGGCAGGGTCTTCGCCAACGACTACACCGAGCGGGTCCTCGGCGGCTGA
- a CDS encoding alanine racemase, with the protein MDSDRQRLRARLDRATAQLDPPFAVVDLAAFDANAAALVRRADGKPLRVASKSVRSRQLLRRVLAGDGWRGVLAYTLAEANWLVRSGVTDDALVAYPTCDRTALGALTSSEALAGGVTLMVDDPAQLDIVDAVRRPGDRPVVRVCVDLDASWRPFGTDRAHVGVRRSPVHAATTAADLAAVIAGRPGFRLVGLMAYEAQIAGLGDAPARQALRAAAIRVVQRRSYQELLRRRAAAVAAVSRYAELEFVNGGGTGSVAATSADPAVTEVTAGSGLFGPTLFDHYRAWQPQPAALFALPVVRRPAPGIATVLGGGWIASGPAQRDRLPSPWLPGRLRLLGAEGAGEVQTPLVGPDAAGLRVGDRVWFRHAKAGELCEHVTELHLVTGDRLDGAAPTYRGEGFAFL; encoded by the coding sequence GTGGATTCCGACCGGCAGCGTCTGCGCGCCCGACTCGACCGGGCCACCGCCCAGCTGGACCCGCCGTTCGCCGTCGTCGACCTGGCCGCTTTCGACGCCAACGCCGCCGCGCTGGTCCGCCGCGCGGACGGCAAGCCGCTGCGGGTGGCCAGCAAATCCGTCCGGTCCCGGCAGCTGCTGCGGCGGGTGCTGGCCGGCGACGGCTGGCGCGGGGTGCTGGCGTACACCCTCGCCGAGGCGAACTGGCTGGTCCGCTCCGGCGTCACCGACGACGCACTGGTGGCCTACCCGACCTGCGACCGCACCGCGCTCGGCGCGCTGACCAGCAGCGAAGCGCTGGCCGGCGGGGTCACCCTGATGGTCGACGACCCGGCCCAGCTGGACATCGTCGACGCGGTCCGGCGACCGGGCGACCGGCCGGTCGTCCGGGTCTGTGTCGACCTGGACGCCTCCTGGCGGCCGTTCGGCACCGACCGCGCCCACGTCGGGGTACGCCGGTCCCCGGTGCACGCCGCCACGACCGCCGCCGACCTGGCCGCCGTCATCGCCGGGCGGCCCGGTTTCCGCCTGGTCGGGCTGATGGCGTACGAGGCGCAGATCGCCGGGCTCGGCGACGCGCCCGCCCGGCAGGCGCTGCGGGCGGCGGCGATCCGGGTGGTGCAGCGACGGTCGTACCAGGAGCTGCTGCGCCGCCGGGCGGCGGCGGTGGCGGCCGTCTCCCGGTACGCCGAACTGGAGTTCGTCAACGGTGGCGGTACCGGCAGTGTCGCGGCCACCAGCGCCGATCCGGCGGTCACCGAGGTGACCGCCGGATCGGGGCTGTTCGGGCCGACCCTGTTCGACCACTACCGGGCCTGGCAGCCGCAGCCGGCGGCGCTGTTCGCCCTGCCGGTGGTACGTCGTCCCGCGCCCGGCATCGCCACGGTGCTCGGCGGCGGGTGGATCGCCTCCGGGCCGGCGCAGCGGGACCGGCTGCCCAGCCCCTGGCTGCCGGGCCGGCTGCGGCTGCTCGGTGCCGAGGGCGCCGGCGAGGTGCAGACCCCGCTGGTCGGACCGGACGCCGCCGGGCTGCGGGTCGGCGACCGGGTCTGGTTCCGCCACGCGAAAGCCGGTGAACTGTGCGAACACGTCACCGAACTGCACCTGGTGACCGGTGACCGGCTCGACGGCGCGGCACCCACCTACCGTGGCGAGGGTTTCGCCTTCCTCTGA
- a CDS encoding TetR/AcrR family transcriptional regulator has protein sequence MSTPAVTSGPLRRVPVQGRSLARVQRMLDACAEIVDEVGYEGLTTTLLAERAEVAIGSVYQFFPDKRAIVQALTLRNIEAYLQRLNDRFAGGDFAHWWDGVDAGIDEYICMHRTVPGFRTLHFGDVVDVRLLDDSRDNNAVIAGELTRVLVERFGIPDEPRLRFALQIAVEAADALIKLAFRRDTEGDDSVLREAKALIREYLHRHVDPADAPTARTAPPQ, from the coding sequence GTGTCGACACCGGCCGTCACCAGTGGCCCGCTGCGTCGGGTTCCGGTCCAGGGGCGAAGTCTCGCCCGGGTCCAACGGATGCTCGACGCGTGCGCCGAGATCGTCGACGAGGTGGGCTATGAGGGCCTGACCACCACCTTGCTGGCCGAACGGGCCGAGGTGGCCATCGGCTCGGTCTACCAGTTCTTCCCCGACAAGCGGGCGATCGTGCAGGCGTTGACGCTGCGCAACATCGAGGCCTATCTGCAACGGCTGAACGACCGGTTCGCCGGGGGCGACTTCGCCCACTGGTGGGACGGTGTCGACGCCGGCATCGACGAGTACATCTGCATGCACCGTACGGTGCCCGGATTCCGGACCCTGCACTTCGGCGACGTGGTGGACGTCCGGCTGCTGGACGACAGCCGGGACAACAACGCGGTGATCGCCGGGGAGCTGACCAGGGTGCTCGTGGAGCGGTTCGGCATCCCGGACGAACCGCGACTACGGTTCGCGTTGCAGATCGCGGTGGAGGCCGCCGACGCGCTGATCAAGCTGGCGTTCCGCCGCGACACCGAGGGCGACGACAGCGTGCTGCGCGAGGCCAAGGCGCTGATCCGGGAGTACCTGCACCGCCACGTCGACCCGGCGGACGCCCCCACGGCCCGTACCGCACCGCCGCAGTAG
- the tmk gene encoding dTMP kinase — MLSVASFSDWLGLLATSVFAAAQVSGSAAQGAAFGGVIAVRLLPALVLGPVAGVLADRFDRRYTMVICDLLRFALFASIPLLPMFGASGAATVAWAAIAIFLIETITLIWIPAKEAAVPNLIPRARLEIANQLTLIATYGITPVLAAISLAVLDGAVRAAGGGGELPSWVEPAQLALFFNAASRLATAIVVFYGIKEISGRAGAAEASQQSMLRQFVDGWRFIGKTPLVRGLVLGIFGAFAGGGIVIGTAQFFTASLSAGDAAFYLLFAALFVGLGAGIGLGPTIVRDLSRRRWFGLSIMLASGSVLILALSIHLSMAILGAVLVGAAAGMAFLAGITLLGGEIADDVRGRVFAVVQTGTRVVLMLAISLSSVLVGVGGSRQFQVANLGLSFSSTRLLLLLAGAAGIFAGLSAFRQMDDKPGVPILADLWGSVRGRPLAPAEPFTSSGVFIVFEGGEGAGKSTQVAELAQTLREQGRDVVVTREPGSSGLGEKIRRLVLEGGADAPSPRAEALLYAADRAHHVATVVRPALARGAVVISDRYVDSSLAYQGAGRVLPVEEVTWLSSWATGGLKPDLVVLLDIEPAAGLTRAQRRGAGVDRLESESLAFHERVRYAFLDLAAADPKRYLVLDASRAPDELHDAVRTRVAPLTGPADQSPAEGGRADAPAADASAADAPAADAEAGRRG, encoded by the coding sequence GTGCTCAGCGTCGCCTCCTTCAGTGACTGGCTCGGCCTGCTCGCCACCTCGGTCTTCGCCGCCGCCCAGGTCTCCGGCAGCGCGGCGCAGGGTGCCGCGTTCGGCGGGGTCATCGCCGTACGGCTGCTGCCGGCGCTGGTGCTCGGCCCGGTCGCCGGGGTGCTGGCCGACCGGTTCGACCGCCGCTACACCATGGTCATCTGCGACCTGCTGCGGTTCGCCCTGTTCGCCTCCATCCCGCTGCTGCCGATGTTCGGGGCCAGCGGGGCCGCCACCGTGGCGTGGGCGGCGATCGCCATCTTCCTGATCGAGACGATCACCCTGATCTGGATCCCGGCGAAGGAAGCCGCCGTCCCCAACCTGATTCCCCGGGCCCGGCTGGAGATCGCCAACCAGTTGACCCTGATCGCCACGTACGGCATCACCCCGGTGCTGGCCGCGATCAGCCTGGCGGTCCTCGACGGCGCGGTCCGGGCGGCCGGTGGCGGCGGCGAGCTGCCGTCCTGGGTGGAGCCGGCGCAGCTCGCGCTCTTCTTCAACGCCGCGTCCCGGCTGGCCACGGCGATCGTCGTCTTCTACGGCATCAAGGAGATCAGCGGCCGCGCCGGGGCGGCCGAGGCCAGCCAGCAGAGCATGCTGCGCCAGTTCGTCGACGGCTGGCGGTTCATCGGCAAGACCCCGCTGGTGCGCGGCCTGGTGCTGGGCATCTTCGGTGCCTTCGCCGGCGGCGGCATCGTCATCGGTACGGCCCAGTTCTTCACCGCCTCGCTCAGTGCCGGTGACGCCGCCTTCTACCTGCTTTTCGCGGCCCTGTTCGTGGGCCTGGGCGCCGGGATCGGGCTCGGCCCGACCATCGTGCGGGACCTGTCCCGGCGGCGCTGGTTCGGGTTGAGCATCATGCTGGCCAGCGGCTCGGTGCTGATCCTGGCCCTGTCGATCCACCTGTCGATGGCGATCCTCGGCGCGGTGCTGGTCGGGGCGGCCGCCGGGATGGCGTTCCTGGCCGGCATCACCCTGCTCGGCGGGGAGATCGCCGACGACGTACGGGGCCGGGTGTTCGCCGTCGTGCAGACCGGCACCCGGGTGGTGCTGATGCTGGCCATCTCGCTGAGCAGCGTGCTGGTCGGGGTCGGCGGCTCCCGCCAGTTCCAGGTGGCGAACCTGGGCCTGTCGTTCTCGTCGACCCGACTGTTGCTGCTGCTCGCCGGGGCGGCCGGGATCTTCGCCGGGCTCAGCGCGTTCCGCCAGATGGACGACAAGCCGGGCGTGCCGATCCTGGCCGACCTGTGGGGGTCGGTCCGGGGTCGGCCGCTTGCGCCCGCCGAGCCGTTCACCTCCAGCGGGGTCTTCATCGTCTTCGAGGGCGGTGAGGGTGCCGGCAAGTCGACCCAGGTCGCCGAGCTCGCGCAGACGCTGCGGGAGCAGGGCCGCGACGTGGTGGTCACCCGCGAACCGGGGTCGAGCGGCCTCGGCGAGAAGATCCGCCGGCTGGTGCTGGAAGGCGGGGCGGACGCGCCGTCGCCCCGCGCGGAGGCCCTGCTGTACGCCGCCGACCGGGCCCATCACGTGGCGACCGTGGTCCGCCCGGCGCTCGCCCGGGGCGCGGTGGTGATCAGTGACCGGTACGTCGACTCGTCGCTGGCCTACCAGGGTGCCGGGCGGGTTCTGCCGGTGGAGGAGGTCACCTGGCTCTCCTCCTGGGCCACCGGTGGGCTCAAGCCGGACCTGGTGGTGCTGCTGGACATCGAACCGGCGGCGGGGCTGACCCGGGCGCAGCGGCGCGGTGCGGGCGTGGACCGGCTGGAGAGCGAGTCGCTGGCCTTTCACGAGCGGGTCCGGTACGCGTTCCTGGACCTGGCGGCCGCCGACCCGAAGCGTTACCTGGTGCTCGACGCCAGCCGGGCACCGGACGAGCTGCACGACGCGGTCCGTACCCGGGTCGCGCCACTGACCGGCCCGGCCGACCAAAGCCCAGCCGAGGGTGGCCGGGCGGACGCACCGGCGGCGGACGCGTCGGCGGCCGACGCACCGGCGGCCGACGCGGAAGCCGGCCGGCGCGGGTGA